Proteins from a single region of Fusobacterium gonidiaformans ATCC 25563:
- a CDS encoding desulfoferrodoxin family protein, whose translation MRNDFFKVAGSKKLLEVAVDGEGCLKEAIPGVEKLEVKSEDASTEKHVPYVEEQENGYLVKVGKETAHPMQDAHYIQFIEIAVDDNNLYRRYLNPGDAPEAFFAVPKGTKVVAREYCNLHGVWQYTK comes from the coding sequence ATGAGAAACGATTTTTTTAAAGTAGCAGGAAGTAAAAAATTATTAGAAGTAGCAGTAGATGGAGAAGGATGTTTGAAGGAAGCAATTCCTGGAGTAGAAAAATTAGAAGTAAAATCAGAAGATGCTTCTACTGAAAAACACGTTCCTTATGTAGAAGAACAAGAAAATGGATATTTAGTAAAGGTAGGAAAAGAAACAGCTCATCCGATGCAAGATGCTCACTATATTCAATTTATTGAAATTGCAGTGGACGACAATAATTTATATAGAAGATACTTAAATCCTGGAGATGCTCCTGAAGCTTTCTTCGCAGTACCTAAGGGAACAAAAGTAGTTGCTAGAGAATACTGTAACTTACATGGAGTATGGCAATATACAAAATAG
- a CDS encoding Fur family transcriptional regulator, giving the protein MNIRIDNVGEYLKEHGIKPSYQRMRIFQYLLDYHNHPTVDVIYKALCPEIPTLSKTTVYNTLNLFVEKKIVNVIIIEENETRYDLVSTTHGHFKCQECGAVYDVELKNTPFQAESLLEGCQVEEEHFYFKGICKNCMEKKH; this is encoded by the coding sequence ATGAATATCAGAATTGATAATGTGGGCGAATACCTAAAAGAACACGGCATAAAACCTTCTTATCAACGAATGAGAATATTTCAATACTTGTTGGATTATCACAATCATCCAACAGTAGATGTGATATATAAAGCTTTATGTCCTGAAATTCCGACCTTATCAAAAACGACGGTCTATAACACTTTAAACTTATTTGTAGAGAAGAAGATAGTAAATGTAATCATTATTGAAGAAAACGAAACAAGATATGATTTAGTCTCAACAACGCACGGGCATTTTAAATGCCAAGAATGTGGGGCTGTCTATGACGTAGAATTAAAAAATACCCCTTTTCAGGCAGAGAGCTTGTTAGAGGGGTGTCAAGTAGAAGAGGAACACTTTTATTTTAAGGGAATTTGTAAAAATTGTATGGAGAAAAAACACTAA
- a CDS encoding deoxycytidylate deaminase has product MKRKDYITWDEYFMGVALLSAMRSKDPNTQVGACIVSPDKKIIGLGYNGLPKGCEDDEFPWEREGEFLETKYPYVCHAELNAILNSTQSLKNCTIYVALFPCHECSKAIIQSGIREIVYLSDKYAETESNIASKRMLDSAGVVYRKLEKTCQNLYLSFES; this is encoded by the coding sequence ATGAAGCGAAAAGATTATATTACTTGGGATGAATATTTTATGGGAGTAGCATTGCTTTCCGCTATGAGGAGTAAAGATCCAAATACACAGGTGGGAGCTTGTATTGTGAGTCCTGATAAGAAAATTATCGGCTTAGGTTACAATGGTTTACCAAAAGGTTGTGAAGATGACGAGTTTCCATGGGAGAGAGAAGGAGAATTTTTAGAAACAAAATATCCCTATGTCTGTCATGCTGAATTGAATGCAATTCTAAACAGTACACAATCTTTAAAAAATTGTACTATTTATGTGGCATTATTTCCATGTCATGAATGTTCCAAGGCAATTATTCAAAGCGGGATTCGAGAAATTGTATATTTGAGTGATAAATATGCAGAAACAGAATCTAACATAGCTTCGAAAAGAATGCTAGATTCTGCAGGTGTTGTATATAGAAAATTGGAAAAGACTTGTCAGAATCTATACCTTTCTTTTGAGTCTTAA
- the rplC gene encoding 50S ribosomal protein L3: MSGILAKKIGMTQIFEDGKFVPVTVVEAGPNYVLQKKTEESDGYTALQLGFDEKKEKNTTKPLMGIFNKAGVKPQRFVRELKVDSVEGYELGQEIKVDVFSEVEYVDITGTSKGKGTAGVMKRHGFGGNRATHGVSRNHRLGGSIGQSSWPGKVLKGLRMAGRHGNATVTVQNLKVVKVDAENNLLLIKGAVPGAKNGYLVIKPAIKK, from the coding sequence ATGTCAGGAATTTTAGCAAAGAAAATTGGAATGACACAAATTTTCGAAGATGGAAAATTTGTTCCAGTAACTGTTGTAGAAGCTGGTCCAAACTATGTTCTTCAAAAGAAAACTGAAGAATCTGATGGATATACAGCACTACAATTAGGTTTCGATGAAAAGAAAGAAAAAAACACTACAAAACCATTGATGGGAATCTTCAATAAAGCTGGGGTAAAACCTCAAAGATTCGTAAGAGAATTAAAAGTAGATTCTGTGGAAGGGTATGAACTTGGACAAGAAATCAAAGTAGATGTTTTCTCAGAAGTAGAATATGTAGATATTACAGGAACTTCAAAAGGGAAAGGAACTGCTGGGGTTATGAAACGACATGGTTTCGGTGGAAACAGAGCTACTCACGGGGTATCTCGAAACCACAGACTTGGAGGATCTATTGGACAATCTTCATGGCCTGGAAAAGTATTAAAAGGATTAAGAATGGCTGGAAGACATGGAAATGCAACTGTTACAGTTCAAAACTTGAAAGTTGTAAAAGTAGATGCAGAAAATAACCTATTATTGATTAAGGGAGCTGTCCCTGGAGCAAAGAACGGATATTTAGTAATTAAACCAGCAATCAAAAAATAA
- a CDS encoding CBS domain-containing protein, whose amino-acid sequence MEEVLVFGYKNPDTDSICSSIAMAALKRKQGFDAIACCLGSLSKETEFVLRKLSVETPKMLKTVSAQVMNLNYVEKSTICVEDSIQEALELMTKENFSSLAVVDMVGNFRNMVHISEIANYTFSYDSGSKSLIFFHFLKKSLGFFRKV is encoded by the coding sequence ATGGAAGAAGTTTTAGTGTTTGGGTATAAAAATCCAGATACTGATAGTATTTGTTCTAGTATTGCTATGGCTGCATTAAAAAGAAAACAGGGGTTTGACGCTATCGCTTGTTGTTTAGGGAGCTTATCGAAAGAAACAGAATTTGTATTACGAAAATTATCTGTGGAAACTCCTAAAATGTTAAAAACAGTGAGTGCACAAGTTATGAATTTGAATTATGTGGAGAAAAGTACGATTTGTGTAGAAGACTCGATTCAAGAAGCCTTAGAATTGATGACAAAAGAAAATTTTTCAAGTTTAGCAGTTGTAGATATGGTAGGAAATTTTCGAAATATGGTGCATATTTCAGAAATTGCAAATTATACCTTCTCTTATGACAGCGGCTCAAAATCTTTAATTTTTTTTCATTTTTTGAAAAAAAGTCTTGGTTTTTTTAGGAAAGTATGA
- a CDS encoding GNAT family N-acetyltransferase, translating into MKFRELVEIDLEYLNKIVELEEEAFEGQGGVDLWILKALIRYGKVFVLEDKNGELVSVLEFMQVFEKKEAFLYGICTRKKYRRQGWAEYILDLGEKYLKEKFYHGIALTVDPKNEIAIHLYKNKDYKVLELQENEYGEGIHRLLMKKSLE; encoded by the coding sequence ATGAAATTTCGTGAATTAGTGGAAATAGATTTAGAGTATTTGAACAAAATTGTAGAATTGGAAGAAGAAGCTTTCGAAGGACAGGGTGGGGTAGATCTTTGGATTTTAAAAGCTTTGATTCGTTATGGAAAAGTTTTTGTGTTGGAAGATAAAAATGGAGAGTTAGTCTCTGTTTTAGAATTTATGCAAGTATTTGAAAAAAAAGAAGCTTTTTTATATGGAATCTGCACTCGAAAAAAGTATAGAAGACAAGGTTGGGCAGAATACATTTTAGATTTGGGAGAAAAATATTTAAAAGAAAAATTTTATCATGGAATTGCTTTGACTGTCGATCCTAAGAATGAAATTGCAATTCATCTTTATAAAAACAAAGATTATAAAGTGCTAGAATTACAGGAAAATGAGTATGGAGAAGGGATACATCGATTGCTTATGAAAAAAAGTTTAGAATAA
- the rplD gene encoding 50S ribosomal protein L4 translates to MAVLNIYDLAGNQTGTVEVNEAVFGIEPNKTVLHEVLTAELAAARQGTAATKTRAMVRGGGRKPFKQKGTGRARQGSIRAPHMVGGGVTFGPQPRSYEKKVNKKVRNLALRSALSAKVANNQIVVLEGAVEAPKTKTIVNLVNKIDAKQKQLFVVNDLTDVKDYNLYLSARNLENAVVLQPNEIGVYWLLKQEKVILTKEALTTIEEVLA, encoded by the coding sequence ATGGCAGTTTTAAACATATATGACTTAGCAGGAAACCAAACTGGTACTGTAGAAGTAAATGAAGCTGTATTTGGAATTGAACCAAATAAAACTGTGCTTCATGAAGTATTGACTGCAGAATTAGCAGCTGCTAGACAAGGAACTGCTGCTACTAAAACTAGAGCAATGGTTCGAGGGGGAGGAAGAAAACCTTTCAAACAAAAAGGAACTGGAAGAGCTAGACAAGGTAGTATCAGAGCACCTCATATGGTAGGTGGAGGAGTTACTTTTGGACCTCAACCAAGATCATATGAAAAGAAAGTAAACAAGAAAGTAAGAAATCTAGCATTGAGATCTGCTTTATCTGCTAAAGTAGCAAACAATCAAATTGTTGTGTTAGAAGGAGCTGTTGAAGCACCAAAAACAAAAACAATTGTAAACTTAGTAAATAAAATTGATGCAAAACAAAAGCAATTATTTGTAGTAAATGATTTGACAGATGTAAAAGATTACAACTTGTATTTATCTGCAAGAAACTTAGAAAATGCAGTGGTATTACAACCAAATGAAATTGGGGTATACTGGTTATTAAAACAAGAAAAAGTAATCCTTACAAAAGAAGCACTAACTACAATTGAGGAGGTGCTAGCATAG
- a CDS encoding Crp/Fnr family transcriptional regulator, with protein MKKNWGNYAKLFSFKKGEAIFFRGEEVKGLHILAEGIAVAEMLKENGDVNQIEEMQGETFLASAFVFGGNPYYPVDLRAKTDCKIYFVPKEELIFVFQKEPEMLEKFVNDISSKAQFLSNRLWSQFQYKSIGSKLNQYLLSQEKEGKCCFDRSLKELAELFGVTRPSLSRVLGQYVEEGILERNGRNQYKILDRESLEEN; from the coding sequence ATGAAAAAAAATTGGGGAAACTATGCAAAATTATTTTCTTTTAAAAAGGGAGAGGCTATTTTTTTTCGGGGGGAAGAAGTAAAAGGACTTCATATTTTAGCAGAAGGGATTGCCGTAGCAGAGATGTTAAAAGAAAATGGAGATGTGAATCAAATTGAAGAAATGCAAGGGGAGACTTTTCTAGCAAGTGCTTTTGTTTTTGGGGGAAACCCTTATTATCCGGTGGATTTACGGGCTAAAACTGATTGTAAAATTTATTTTGTACCCAAGGAAGAGTTGATTTTTGTATTTCAAAAAGAACCGGAAATGTTAGAGAAGTTTGTAAATGACATTAGTTCCAAGGCACAATTTTTATCCAATCGGTTATGGTCCCAATTTCAATACAAAAGTATTGGAAGTAAATTAAATCAATATTTATTATCACAGGAGAAGGAAGGAAAATGCTGTTTTGATCGTTCTTTAAAAGAATTAGCGGAATTGTTTGGGGTAACAAGACCATCGTTGTCTAGGGTTCTGGGGCAATATGTTGAAGAAGGAATTTTGGAAAGAAACGGAAGGAATCAGTATAAGATTTTAGACCGAGAGAGCTTAGAGGAAAATTAA
- the rpsJ gene encoding 30S ribosomal protein S10, translating into MASNKLRIYLKAYDHSLLDESAKKIVEVAKKSGAEVVGPMPLPTKIKKYTVLRSVHVNKDSREQFEMRVHRRMVELVNSTDKAIASLTAVNLPAGVGIEIKQI; encoded by the coding sequence ATGGCTTCTAACAAATTAAGAATCTACTTGAAAGCATACGATCATAGCTTACTAGATGAATCAGCTAAAAAAATCGTAGAAGTAGCGAAAAAATCTGGTGCAGAAGTAGTAGGACCTATGCCTCTACCAACAAAGATTAAAAAGTATACTGTACTAAGATCAGTACACGTAAACAAGGATTCAAGAGAACAATTTGAAATGAGAGTACACAGAAGAATGGTAGAATTAGTAAATTCTACAGATAAGGCTATTGCTTCGTTAACAGCAGTTAACTTACCGGCTGGTGTAGGAATTGAAATTAAACAAATTTAA
- a CDS encoding 30S ribosomal protein S1: protein MLNGNENSNEFLEMLEDYLPAEKTGGKNQRVVGTINSIERNFVYLDVPGQRTVVRVRAEELSEYNVGDQVEVVLVGLLEADDDQEVLIASRKRIDLEDNWKHIEDSYENKTVLSGRIVKKIKGGYIVEAALYQGFLPNSLSEINEKDGEAMVGKNIDVIVKDIKQDSRDKRSKKITFSKKDITLMKEGEEFAKLTVGDVVTCTVSGIMDFGLSVMIDHLRGFIHISEVSWKRLDDLRDLYTVGQTVEAKILSLDEEKKNIKLSIKQLTPNPWDLSKDAFHEGDEVEGKVTRVLAYGAFVELTEGVEGLVHISDFAWNKKRINMEEYAKVGETVKVKILEFNPEGRKLKLGFKQLVENPWDVAEEKFAEGKELTATILDIKPFGLFAEIESGVDVFVHSSDFGWPGDEPANYQVGDTISFKVLELNVEDKKIKGSIKALKKSPWDKAMEEYKVGTTVEKKIKNIMDFGLFVELSKGIDGFIPTQFASKDFVKDLKDKFEIGQVVKAQIVEINQETQKIKLSIKKIELEEQKREDQDLLAKYGTAGE, encoded by the coding sequence ATGCTTAACGGGAACGAAAATAGTAATGAATTTTTAGAAATGTTGGAGGACTACTTACCAGCAGAAAAGACAGGAGGTAAAAACCAAAGAGTAGTAGGTACCATTAATTCCATAGAAAGAAATTTTGTATATTTGGATGTACCAGGACAAAGAACAGTAGTAAGAGTAAGAGCAGAAGAATTATCAGAATATAATGTGGGAGATCAAGTAGAAGTTGTTTTAGTTGGACTTTTAGAAGCAGATGATGATCAAGAAGTATTGATCGCATCAAGAAAACGAATTGATTTAGAAGATAACTGGAAACATATTGAAGATTCTTATGAAAACAAAACAGTTCTTTCCGGAAGAATTGTAAAGAAAATCAAAGGTGGATATATTGTAGAAGCTGCTTTATATCAAGGATTTTTACCAAACTCTTTATCAGAAATCAATGAAAAAGATGGAGAAGCTATGGTAGGAAAAAATATTGATGTCATTGTAAAAGACATCAAACAAGATAGCAGAGATAAGAGAAGCAAAAAAATCACTTTCTCTAAAAAAGATATTACTTTAATGAAAGAGGGAGAAGAATTCGCAAAATTAACAGTAGGAGATGTTGTAACTTGTACTGTATCAGGAATTATGGATTTCGGATTATCTGTTATGATTGATCATTTAAGAGGATTCATCCACATTTCAGAAGTATCTTGGAAGAGATTAGATGATTTAAGAGATTTATATACAGTAGGGCAAACAGTAGAAGCAAAAATTTTATCTTTAGATGAAGAAAAGAAAAATATCAAATTGTCAATTAAGCAATTAACACCAAATCCTTGGGATCTTTCAAAAGATGCTTTCCATGAAGGAGACGAAGTGGAAGGAAAAGTAACAAGAGTTCTTGCTTATGGAGCTTTTGTAGAATTGACAGAAGGAGTAGAAGGGTTAGTACATATTTCTGATTTTGCATGGAATAAAAAGAGAATCAATATGGAAGAATATGCCAAAGTTGGAGAAACTGTAAAAGTAAAAATTCTTGAATTTAATCCAGAAGGAAGAAAATTAAAGTTAGGATTTAAACAATTAGTAGAAAATCCTTGGGATGTTGCTGAAGAAAAATTTGCTGAAGGAAAGGAATTAACTGCAACGATTTTAGATATTAAACCATTTGGATTATTTGCAGAAATTGAAAGCGGAGTAGATGTATTTGTACATTCTTCTGACTTTGGATGGCCAGGAGATGAACCTGCAAACTATCAAGTAGGAGATACTATTTCTTTCAAAGTGTTAGAATTAAATGTAGAAGATAAAAAAATTAAAGGAAGTATCAAAGCGTTAAAGAAAAGTCCTTGGGATAAAGCAATGGAAGAATATAAAGTAGGAACAACCGTAGAAAAGAAAATTAAAAATATCATGGATTTCGGATTGTTCGTAGAGTTATCAAAAGGAATCGATGGGTTTATTCCTACTCAATTTGCTTCTAAAGATTTTGTAAAAGATTTAAAAGATAAGTTTGAAATTGGACAAGTGGTAAAAGCTCAAATTGTAGAAATCAATCAAGAAACTCAAAAAATTAAATTATCTATTAAAAAAATCGAATTGGAAGAACAAAAAAGAGAAGATCAAGATTTACTAGCAAAATATGGAACAGCTGGGGAATAG
- the rplW gene encoding 50S ribosomal protein L23, with protein MNAYDIIKKPVITEKSELLRKEYNKYTFEVNPKANKFQIRNAVQELFNVKVLTVATMNYKPVTKRHGMKLYQTSARKKAIVKLAEGHTITYFKEV; from the coding sequence ATGAACGCTTACGATATTATTAAAAAACCTGTAATTACTGAAAAATCAGAATTATTGAGAAAAGAATATAACAAATATACTTTCGAAGTAAATCCAAAAGCAAACAAATTTCAAATCAGAAATGCAGTGCAAGAATTATTTAATGTGAAAGTATTAACAGTAGCAACTATGAATTACAAACCTGTTACAAAAAGACATGGTATGAAATTATATCAAACTTCAGCTAGAAAGAAAGCAATTGTAAAACTAGCAGAAGGACATACAATTACTTATTTTAAAGAAGTATAA
- the truA gene encoding tRNA pseudouridine(38-40) synthase TruA has translation MKNIKISYQYDGSSFMGFQRQPEKRTVQGEIEKCLFRILKEKIDLTSSGRTDRGVHAMHQVSNFFTAVNIPLDKLFYALSHCLPEDILLLELEEARKDFHARFSAKTRSYCYRITWKKSPFERRYKTYVKKKIDSQSFFKILEIFMGKHNFQNFRLQDDAFANPIREIYSIQVKEVDEGMDIYIEANAFLKSQIRIMLGTAFQVYFQKVESNRIEKMLKEPDKEFPKYLADPNGLYLYHIKYDEE, from the coding sequence ATGAAAAATATCAAAATATCATATCAATATGATGGAAGCTCTTTTATGGGTTTTCAAAGGCAGCCGGAGAAAAGAACGGTACAAGGGGAAATTGAAAAATGTCTTTTTCGTATTTTGAAAGAAAAGATAGATTTAACCTCCTCTGGACGAACGGATCGAGGGGTACATGCTATGCATCAGGTTTCTAATTTTTTTACTGCAGTCAATATACCCTTGGATAAGTTGTTTTATGCTTTGAGTCATTGCCTGCCGGAAGATATTTTACTTTTAGAGTTGGAAGAAGCAAGGAAGGACTTTCATGCTCGCTTTTCTGCAAAAACAAGGTCATATTGTTATCGGATTACTTGGAAAAAAAGTCCTTTTGAGCGTCGATATAAGACTTATGTGAAAAAAAAGATAGATTCTCAATCTTTTTTTAAGATATTAGAAATTTTTATGGGAAAACATAACTTTCAAAATTTTCGTTTGCAAGATGATGCCTTTGCGAATCCGATAAGAGAAATATATTCTATTCAAGTAAAAGAAGTGGATGAGGGAATGGATATTTATATAGAGGCTAATGCTTTTTTAAAATCACAGATTCGTATCATGTTGGGAACTGCTTTTCAGGTATATTTTCAGAAAGTAGAATCGAATCGAATTGAGAAAATGTTGAAAGAACCGGACAAGGAATTTCCAAAGTACTTGGCAGATCCGAATGGCTTATATTTGTATCATATTAAATATGATGAGGAATAA
- a CDS encoding HPr family phosphocarrier protein, producing the protein MKTVKVEIKNKAGLHARPSSLFVQAVAKYDSEIKVRCDEEEINGKSIMGLMLLAAEQGRILELTADGPDEEAMLAELVDLIEVKKFNEP; encoded by the coding sequence ATGAAAACAGTTAAGGTAGAGATTAAGAATAAGGCGGGTTTGCACGCTAGACCTTCTTCTTTATTCGTACAAGCTGTTGCAAAATATGACTCAGAAATCAAAGTTCGTTGTGATGAAGAAGAAATTAACGGGAAGAGTATTATGGGACTTATGTTGTTAGCAGCAGAACAAGGAAGAATTTTAGAGCTTACCGCAGATGGACCAGATGAAGAAGCCATGTTAGCGGAATTAGTAGATTTGATTGAGGTTAAAAAATTTAATGAACCATAA
- the ispH gene encoding 4-hydroxy-3-methylbut-2-enyl diphosphate reductase: MNHKVTIIRANKMGFCFGVMEAVRLCEDILQDPKNANKNKYILGMLVHNDFVVQSFEKKGFVTIEESEISSLEKGDIVVIRAHGITKEVQKQLEEKELDLYDATCIFVSQIKLKILWAIEQGYDIIFIGDKHHPEVKGITSYAKNIQIFASLEELKKVTIEKEKKYFLSTQTTLNQKKFLEIKKYMEENYSNVYIFNKICGATQERQKATESLAKEVDVVFVLGGKKSSNTQKLYEISKSLNPNTYLLEKEEDLEEAYLQGKSKIGLTAGASTPEEIIRNIENKIRGILDA, from the coding sequence ATGAACCATAAGGTCACAATTATTCGAGCGAATAAAATGGGATTTTGTTTTGGAGTCATGGAGGCAGTACGACTTTGTGAGGATATTTTACAAGATCCGAAGAATGCAAACAAAAATAAATATATTTTAGGAATGCTCGTACATAATGATTTTGTCGTTCAAAGTTTTGAAAAAAAAGGCTTTGTTACAATTGAAGAGTCAGAAATTTCATCTCTAGAAAAAGGAGATATTGTTGTGATTCGAGCTCATGGAATCACAAAAGAAGTGCAGAAACAATTAGAAGAAAAAGAGTTGGATCTCTATGATGCTACCTGTATCTTCGTTTCCCAAATTAAATTAAAAATTTTATGGGCAATAGAACAGGGATATGATATTATATTTATAGGAGATAAGCATCATCCGGAAGTAAAAGGAATTACTTCCTATGCAAAAAATATTCAGATATTTGCTAGTTTAGAAGAGTTAAAAAAAGTAACCATTGAAAAAGAAAAGAAATATTTTTTATCGACACAGACAACATTAAATCAAAAAAAGTTTTTAGAGATTAAAAAATATATGGAAGAGAACTATTCAAATGTTTATATTTTTAATAAAATCTGTGGAGCAACTCAAGAGCGACAAAAGGCAACAGAAAGCTTAGCAAAAGAGGTAGATGTAGTTTTTGTATTAGGAGGAAAAAAAAGCTCCAATACACAGAAATTATATGAAATCTCAAAATCTTTAAATCCAAATACTTATTTATTGGAAAAGGAAGAGGATTTAGAGGAAGCTTATTTGCAGGGAAAATCTAAAATTGGTTTAACTGCAGGAGCGTCAACACCAGAAGAAATAATAAGAAACATAGAAAATAAAATAAGGGGGATCTTAGATGCTTAA
- a CDS encoding glutamine synthetase III, with protein MKTMLEVFGIHCFSEKELKSRVPKDVFKSFKKVQSGKEELSITTANVIANAIKLWAIENGATHFTHWFQPLTELTAEKHESFLSVHSDGTSITEFTGKELIKGESDTSSFPNGGLRSTFEARGYTAWDIGSPMFLKGEGLSKSLYIPTAFIGYSGEALDKKVPLLRSISAVRKEALRIQKTLGDFDTRHIDVTLGVEQEYFLVEKKFFDLRKDLTLSGRTVFGNLPPKGQEMNDHYYGTIKERVEAFMTELDTELWKVGVMSKTKHNEVAPNQFEVAIMFNTANVAVDQNQITMDMIKKVATRHHLTALLHEKPFHGINGSGKHCNWSLSTDTGKNLLDPSSLEENRFDFLLYVMAVMEGVYRYSGILRACTATPGNDYRLGGHEAPPAIISIFLGNELQQIFENIQHNNLSMTTQKDLLDLGSSFPKIPKDISDRNRTSPFAFTGNKFEFRMPGSSASPATPTFILNTIVADILKEYADKLEQWENISPNVKVVKLIQEQYPKYKNILFNGNGYDKNWEVEAKALGLQNFKNTVEALPNYISEESIALFERNQVLTRVELQSRFQVYCERYNKQNNIEISSAIEIARNEIYPSVLAYITKIAQNIDVLKSLVEETEYQEEKKLLKTLLTNKNEMLQSIHELVDGMKTATSIVDQYQRAQYYSNTLIPKLADLRKVVDILEKESDKHTWPIPSYYDLLFNL; from the coding sequence ATGAAAACAATGTTGGAAGTTTTTGGAATTCATTGCTTTTCAGAAAAAGAATTGAAAAGCCGTGTTCCTAAAGATGTTTTTAAAAGTTTTAAAAAGGTACAATCTGGAAAAGAAGAATTATCAATTACCACTGCCAATGTTATTGCCAATGCTATTAAACTTTGGGCAATTGAAAATGGTGCTACTCACTTCACACATTGGTTTCAACCCTTAACAGAATTGACAGCGGAAAAGCACGAATCCTTTCTTTCTGTGCACTCCGATGGAACTTCTATCACAGAATTTACAGGAAAAGAATTGATTAAAGGAGAATCAGATACCTCATCTTTCCCTAACGGTGGATTACGTTCTACATTTGAAGCTAGGGGATATACTGCTTGGGATATCGGTTCTCCTATGTTTTTAAAAGGAGAAGGACTCTCTAAAAGCTTATATATTCCAACTGCTTTTATTGGATATAGTGGAGAAGCCTTAGATAAAAAAGTCCCTTTACTACGTTCTATTTCTGCCGTCCGAAAAGAAGCTCTACGAATTCAAAAAACTTTAGGCGATTTCGATACTAGACACATTGATGTTACCTTAGGAGTAGAACAAGAGTACTTCTTAGTCGAAAAAAAGTTTTTTGATTTAAGAAAAGATTTAACTCTTTCCGGAAGAACTGTTTTTGGAAATTTACCTCCCAAAGGGCAAGAGATGAATGACCATTATTATGGAACTATCAAAGAAAGAGTAGAAGCCTTTATGACAGAATTGGATACCGAACTTTGGAAAGTCGGTGTTATGTCTAAGACAAAGCATAACGAAGTAGCTCCAAATCAATTTGAAGTAGCTATTATGTTTAATACAGCTAATGTTGCAGTAGATCAAAATCAAATTACTATGGATATGATAAAAAAAGTAGCAACGAGACATCATCTAACAGCTCTTCTTCATGAAAAACCTTTTCATGGTATCAACGGCTCAGGAAAACATTGTAATTGGTCTCTTTCCACAGACACGGGAAAAAATTTATTGGACCCTAGCAGTTTAGAGGAAAATCGTTTTGACTTCTTACTTTATGTCATGGCAGTCATGGAAGGAGTTTATCGATATTCCGGAATTCTAAGAGCTTGTACTGCAACTCCGGGAAATGATTATCGTTTGGGAGGACATGAGGCTCCTCCGGCCATCATCTCTATCTTCCTGGGAAATGAATTACAACAAATCTTTGAAAATATCCAACACAATAATTTATCCATGACAACACAAAAAGATTTATTGGATTTAGGATCTTCTTTCCCAAAAATTCCAAAAGATATTTCTGACAGAAACAGAACTTCTCCATTTGCCTTCACAGGAAATAAATTCGAGTTTCGTATGCCTGGTTCGAGTGCCTCTCCGGCAACGCCCACTTTTATTTTGAATACCATTGTGGCAGACATCTTAAAAGAATATGCAGATAAGCTTGAACAATGGGAAAATATAAGCCCTAATGTGAAAGTAGTCAAATTGATTCAAGAACAATATCCGAAATATAAAAATATCTTATTCAACGGAAATGGTTATGATAAAAATTGGGAAGTAGAAGCAAAGGCTTTGGGACTTCAAAACTTTAAAAATACAGTAGAGGCTTTACCAAACTATATTTCAGAAGAAAGCATTGCCCTTTTTGAAAGAAATCAGGTATTAACTCGAGTTGAATTACAATCTCGTTTCCAAGTGTATTGTGAGAGATACAACAAGCAAAATAATATCGAAATTTCTTCTGCTATTGAAATTGCAAGGAATGAAATTTATCCAAGTGTCTTAGCTTACATCACAAAAATAGCTCAAAATATTGATGTTTTAAAATCTCTTGTCGAAGAAACAGAGTATCAAGAAGAAAAAAAATTATTAAAAACTCTCTTAACAAATAAAAATGAAATGTTGCAATCTATTCATGAATTAGTCGATGGAATGAAAACTGCAACCAGTATCGTAGACCAATATCAACGAGCTCAATACTACTCGAATACCTTAATACCAAAATTAGCAGATCTAAGAAAAGTTGTAGACATATTAGAAAAAGAAAGTGATAAACATACTTGGCCTATCCCAAGTTATTATGATTTATTATTTAATTTATAA